The following proteins come from a genomic window of Paenibacillus sp. CAA11:
- the trxA gene encoding thioredoxin, with protein MAVAHTNDQTFASDIQSGLTLVDFWAPWCGPCRMIAPVLEELDQELGGAASIAKLNVDENPETAQAFKVMSIPTLILFKDGKPVDGAVGVQSKSALQEMINKHK; from the coding sequence ATGGCAGTTGCACATACTAATGACCAAACTTTTGCGAGTGACATTCAAAGCGGGCTGACTCTGGTGGACTTCTGGGCTCCATGGTGCGGACCATGCCGCATGATCGCTCCTGTATTGGAAGAGCTCGATCAGGAACTGGGCGGCGCAGCTTCGATTGCTAAGCTCAACGTGGATGAAAACCCAGAGACTGCGCAGGCATTCAAAGTCATGAGCATTCCGACACTAATTCTGTTCAAAGACGGCAAACCCGTCGATGGTGCCGTTGGCGTCCAATCCAAAAGCGCGCTGCAAGAGATGATTAATAAGCATAAATAA
- a CDS encoding thioredoxin family protein gives MKKELKLTSIREVEAFVEQHEWSFLYVSSPDCSTCHALLPKLRELLADYPLIHFGHVDASEVPEVAEKLLILSAPIMLLIIGQREYLREDRFVRFGDLREKLDHLHHIYNG, from the coding sequence ATGAAAAAAGAACTGAAACTGACATCAATCCGGGAAGTTGAAGCATTTGTTGAGCAGCACGAATGGAGTTTTTTATACGTATCCAGTCCGGATTGCAGCACTTGCCACGCGCTTTTACCGAAGCTAAGGGAGCTGCTTGCCGATTACCCGCTAATCCATTTCGGTCATGTGGATGCTAGTGAGGTTCCGGAGGTGGCGGAGAAGCTGCTGATTCTAAGTGCGCCGATCATGCTGCTGATCATTGGGCAGAGGGAGTATTTGCGGGAGGATCGTTTTGTACGGTTCGGGGATTTGCGAGAGAAGCTGGATCATCTGCATCACATCTATAACGGTTAA
- a CDS encoding GntR family transcriptional regulator → MKNTGLILKIDPHSPLPIHIQLKEQIKWLIGKGHLEPGDTLPSTNQLAEQLSINRNTIQSVYAQLKEEGLLLMQKGRGTQVAGEEQIARFQARNPHFAFVEQMINEARSLHLSVDDLLLSGFAYVQLFDQRPKGKQRYLFIECKDASCMFYLDEIKKLSYAEIQTIDVSSSSDEALIRAVEEADVIVTRSDLAERMKKIVDHAQKTVISVGSTEDISLLLNMTRQP, encoded by the coding sequence ATGAAAAACACAGGCTTGATTTTGAAAATTGATCCCCACTCTCCGCTGCCCATTCATATCCAGCTTAAAGAACAGATCAAATGGCTAATCGGCAAAGGTCACCTCGAACCTGGAGATACACTTCCCTCCACCAATCAGCTTGCTGAACAGCTGTCGATTAACCGGAACACCATTCAAAGCGTGTATGCCCAGTTAAAAGAAGAGGGTCTCCTTTTGATGCAAAAGGGACGGGGCACACAGGTCGCAGGTGAAGAACAAATCGCCCGTTTCCAAGCAAGAAACCCTCACTTTGCTTTTGTGGAGCAAATGATTAATGAAGCCCGCTCTTTACATTTATCCGTAGATGACCTGCTGTTATCGGGTTTTGCTTATGTCCAATTGTTTGATCAGCGGCCCAAAGGAAAGCAGCGCTATCTGTTCATTGAGTGTAAGGATGCTTCCTGCATGTTTTATTTAGATGAGATTAAGAAACTAAGCTATGCTGAAATTCAAACGATTGACGTCTCATCAAGCTCAGACGAGGCGCTGATTCGTGCGGTTGAAGAAGCTGATGTGATTGTCACAAGATCCGATCTGGCCGAGAGAATGAAGAAGATTGTAGACCATGCGCAGAAAACAGTGATTTCCGTAGGCTCGACTGAGGATATTTCACTGCTGCTTAATATGACTAGGCAGCCTTGA
- a CDS encoding tRNA dihydrouridine synthase: MVENFWRELPRPFFVLAPMEDVTDVVFRHVVSAAARPDVFFTEFTNTESYCHPEGHQSVRGRLAFTDDEQPIVAHIWGDKPEYFRQMSIGMAEQGFKGVDINMGCPVPNVAENGKGSGLICRPELAADLIQAAKAGGLPVSVKTRLGFTAVDEWQGWLTHILEQDIANLSIHLRTREEMSKVPAHWELIPEIKKLRDEVAPGTLLTINGDIPDRQTGLKLAHEYRIDGVMIGRGIFNNPFAFEKEPKEHSSKELLDLLRLHLDLHDQYSSLEQRSYKPLPRFFKIYVRGFRGASELRNTLMNTKSTTEVRALLDDFESRNVVEAGE; encoded by the coding sequence ATGGTTGAAAATTTTTGGCGTGAATTGCCACGGCCTTTTTTTGTACTGGCTCCCATGGAGGATGTGACGGATGTTGTTTTCCGTCATGTGGTAAGTGCTGCGGCCAGGCCGGATGTGTTTTTTACAGAGTTTACGAATACAGAGAGCTATTGTCACCCGGAGGGGCACCAAAGTGTGCGTGGGCGTTTGGCTTTTACAGATGATGAACAACCGATTGTGGCACATATCTGGGGAGATAAGCCGGAGTATTTCCGGCAAATGAGTATCGGCATGGCGGAGCAAGGGTTCAAGGGGGTCGATATCAATATGGGCTGCCCTGTCCCTAATGTTGCAGAGAATGGCAAGGGGAGCGGCCTGATCTGTCGTCCAGAACTTGCAGCAGATTTAATCCAAGCCGCAAAAGCAGGCGGGCTTCCCGTAAGCGTAAAAACAAGGCTTGGTTTTACGGCTGTAGACGAATGGCAGGGTTGGCTAACCCACATTTTGGAACAAGACATTGCGAACCTATCCATTCATCTGCGCACAAGAGAGGAAATGAGCAAGGTACCTGCCCATTGGGAGTTAATCCCGGAGATTAAGAAGCTCCGTGACGAGGTGGCACCAGGCACGCTCCTAACGATTAACGGGGATATCCCTGACCGTCAAACTGGGCTGAAGCTCGCTCATGAGTACAGAATTGATGGCGTTATGATCGGGCGTGGTATTTTTAATAACCCATTCGCCTTTGAGAAAGAGCCAAAAGAGCATAGCAGCAAGGAATTGCTGGATCTCTTAAGGCTGCATCTGGATCTTCATGATCAATATTCATCCTTGGAACAGCGCTCCTACAAGCCGCTTCCACGCTTTTTCAAAATCTATGTTCGTGGATTTCGCGGGGCAAGCGAGTTAAGAAATACCTTAATGAACACAAAATCAACGACTGAAGTGCGTGCATTGCTCGATGATTTTGAAAGCAGGAATGTTGTTGAGGCGGGGGAGTAG
- a CDS encoding class I SAM-dependent methyltransferase, with amino-acid sequence MKKNESSLTSLISAFGRAYHSIYDTPKIFDDFIAKDLISQKEFEDIRENMIKGIQFFNIEIAQRFHDAPEEILKWITQVQLSPTPLARSAYCEKVLFNELRLGVKQYAILGAGLDTFCFRHPELEDSLKVFEIDYPSTQEFKKQRLAQANLKIPSHLHFVSMDFTDKFSYQNLLQEGFENKKTFFSLLGVSYYLTKEDNARLLNDLFTQVPSGSSIVFDYADEKLFEEKGISNRVENMVKMASASGEPMKSCFTYDEIENILDKSDLLIYEHLSPTMINERFFNHRSDYLSAFETIHYIHAVKK; translated from the coding sequence ATGAAGAAGAATGAATCAAGTTTAACTTCCTTAATATCAGCCTTTGGTCGAGCATATCATAGCATATATGACACACCCAAAATTTTTGATGATTTTATTGCCAAAGATTTAATTTCCCAAAAAGAATTTGAAGATATTCGTGAAAACATGATTAAAGGAATTCAATTCTTTAATATTGAAATTGCTCAAAGATTTCATGATGCTCCAGAAGAAATATTAAAATGGATTACCCAAGTTCAGCTTTCTCCAACACCCTTAGCTCGTTCTGCGTATTGCGAAAAGGTATTATTTAATGAACTTAGGTTAGGAGTAAAACAATATGCCATACTTGGAGCTGGACTAGATACCTTTTGTTTCAGACACCCAGAATTGGAAGACAGCTTAAAAGTATTTGAAATTGATTACCCCTCCACTCAGGAATTTAAAAAACAAAGGTTAGCTCAGGCGAATCTTAAAATCCCAAGTCATCTACATTTTGTATCTATGGACTTCACCGATAAGTTCTCTTATCAAAATCTATTACAAGAAGGATTTGAAAACAAAAAAACGTTCTTTAGCCTTTTAGGGGTTTCATATTATTTAACCAAAGAGGACAATGCAAGACTGCTCAATGATCTATTTACCCAAGTTCCATCAGGAAGTTCTATTGTTTTTGATTATGCAGATGAGAAACTCTTTGAGGAGAAGGGAATATCTAACCGAGTTGAAAATATGGTGAAAATGGCATCAGCGAGCGGAGAACCTATGAAGTCATGTTTTACTTATGATGAAATCGAGAATATATTAGACAAGTCAGATTTACTGATATATGAACACTTATCTCCAACTATGATAAACGAGCGTTTCTTTAATCATCGGTCGGATTATTTGTCAGCATTTGAAACCATTCATTATATCCATGCTGTAAAAAAATAA
- a CDS encoding MarR family transcriptional regulator, whose product MNKQELVMMEFRDLFNKMVWLNKNKLEDSLKGHKPSEVHCIEYIERNVDPNVTKLAQSLYMTKGAISKLTKRLMEKGLIECYQKPDNKKEVYFRLTEQGKEIYNIHEDLHREFQERDKDIFGQVTEEQFESMLSFMKKYSHHLDAEIKKQGLEIN is encoded by the coding sequence ATGAACAAACAGGAACTGGTCATGATGGAATTCAGGGACTTATTTAACAAGATGGTTTGGCTTAATAAAAATAAGTTGGAAGACAGTCTTAAGGGCCATAAACCTTCAGAAGTTCATTGTATTGAATACATTGAAAGAAATGTAGATCCAAATGTAACAAAACTTGCGCAATCCCTATATATGACCAAAGGCGCCATAAGTAAACTAACGAAGAGGCTTATGGAGAAAGGCCTCATTGAATGCTACCAGAAGCCTGATAATAAGAAAGAAGTCTATTTTAGGCTCACTGAGCAAGGGAAGGAAATTTATAATATCCATGAAGATCTGCACCGAGAATTTCAAGAGCGGGATAAAGACATATTTGGACAGGTAACCGAGGAACAATTTGAAAGTATGCTTAGCTTCATGAAAAAGTATAGTCATCATCTGGATGCAGAAATAAAGAAACAGGGTCTAGAAATTAATTAA
- a CDS encoding MDR family MFS transporter translates to MAKNKMKKIGLPKEVLMAAWAIALGAIAPMLDSTMVNTAIDKLTKDFSTTLDVIQWAITGYVLALAVAVPISGWLMNKFNGKKIFVGAVIAFGVISVLVGVSWDISSFIVFRLLQGFSAGVITTLMFTLLVKTAGQENLGRVMAIVSTPMIFGPILGPVIGGFIVQGASWRWIFFINVFIVLVSTPFMMKKVPHFEPFNKDSRLDFFGIIDLSLMSAALIYGITKAADHASFNNSETIIWVGVGLCLAVIYFVYNLVRKNQTVLPLNLFAHKSFTASSIGLFLTNAAILGPMIILPLYFQNFRHFTATEAALALIPQGVGMLVTRPLIGKMIDKIGAKYVVMVSLVLALVGSVPLIFITDKTSMIWISIILFIRGASVGGISLPLTSDAYTGLDSKQLPEAGVGINIIENLGSSFGSAVIATVVAAALQGLQPTIANNLKGYQSGFLLSAIALAVIFIPSLFLTNKKNA, encoded by the coding sequence ATGGCAAAAAATAAAATGAAGAAAATAGGATTACCCAAAGAAGTCCTTATGGCGGCCTGGGCTATTGCACTTGGAGCTATAGCCCCTATGCTTGACTCCACGATGGTGAATACCGCCATCGACAAACTGACGAAGGACTTCAGCACAACATTGGATGTTATTCAATGGGCGATTACTGGTTATGTTTTAGCTCTTGCGGTTGCGGTTCCCATATCCGGCTGGCTTATGAACAAATTTAACGGCAAGAAAATTTTCGTTGGGGCCGTCATCGCTTTTGGTGTAATCTCTGTTTTAGTAGGAGTTAGCTGGGACATTTCCAGCTTCATCGTTTTCCGTTTGCTTCAAGGTTTTAGCGCTGGAGTAATTACCACGCTAATGTTCACGCTTTTAGTCAAAACAGCGGGTCAAGAAAATCTGGGCAGAGTGATGGCAATCGTCAGTACCCCAATGATCTTCGGTCCCATCTTAGGACCTGTTATTGGGGGGTTCATTGTTCAAGGGGCATCCTGGCGCTGGATTTTCTTTATAAACGTGTTCATCGTTTTGGTTTCTACCCCGTTTATGATGAAAAAGGTGCCCCATTTTGAACCGTTCAACAAAGATAGTAGACTCGATTTTTTTGGAATTATCGATTTGTCGCTAATGAGTGCGGCATTGATTTATGGAATTACGAAAGCCGCGGACCATGCTTCATTTAACAATAGCGAAACTATTATTTGGGTTGGCGTTGGCCTGTGTTTAGCCGTCATCTACTTCGTATATAATCTAGTAAGAAAAAATCAAACCGTGCTCCCATTGAATTTATTTGCACATAAGAGCTTCACAGCCTCCAGCATCGGGTTATTCTTGACAAATGCTGCTATCCTGGGACCTATGATAATTCTTCCTTTGTACTTCCAGAACTTTCGTCATTTCACGGCGACCGAAGCAGCGCTTGCGTTAATTCCTCAAGGGGTCGGGATGCTTGTGACCAGACCTTTGATAGGAAAAATGATTGACAAGATCGGTGCGAAATACGTGGTTATGGTTAGCTTAGTACTTGCACTTGTTGGGTCTGTTCCGCTTATCTTTATCACCGATAAAACAAGTATGATTTGGATCTCCATTATCTTGTTTATTCGTGGTGCCAGTGTTGGAGGAATCAGTCTTCCTTTGACAAGTGATGCATATACAGGACTTGACAGCAAACAACTTCCTGAAGCAGGTGTTGGGATTAATATTATAGAGAACTTGGGCTCAAGCTTTGGTTCAGCTGTTATCGCAACCGTTGTCGCAGCTGCCCTACAAGGATTGCAGCCAACCATTGCAAATAATTTAAAGGGTTATCAATCTGGATTTTTATTATCCGCTATTGCTCTAGCGGTAATCTTCATTCCAAGTCTCTTCCTTACAAATAAAAAGAATGCCTAG
- the fdhD gene encoding formate dehydrogenase accessory sulfurtransferase FdhD produces the protein MIALKLASERHGEIIRYRSGHITMEEDLIVTEHPITIKINGDEFVTLVCTPEYIEDMVIGYLASEGIIRGFQDIKAIWSQEEEGFVHVTIDHLSPLHRQLFAKRYVTSCCGSSRHGFVYINDARTAKIADGVHASLSFDDCFRLMEEVQTGSELFHRTGGVHSAAICDAGGVLLARSDIGRHNALDKIYGYCLKQDLELNDKIIVFSGRISSEILLKVAKIGCEMILSKSAPTGLALELAEQLGITTVGFIRQNSCNVYTRPDRISGCPAFPPP, from the coding sequence ATGATTGCTTTGAAACTCGCATCCGAGCGGCATGGGGAAATTATACGTTATCGCAGTGGACATATCACGATGGAAGAAGATCTTATCGTTACGGAGCATCCGATCACAATCAAAATAAACGGTGATGAATTCGTCACTCTGGTATGCACGCCTGAATATATCGAGGACATGGTAATCGGTTATTTGGCATCCGAAGGAATCATTAGAGGGTTCCAGGATATCAAGGCGATTTGGAGTCAGGAAGAAGAAGGTTTCGTCCACGTAACTATAGACCACTTAAGCCCATTACACCGTCAGCTGTTTGCCAAACGATATGTAACTTCCTGCTGCGGGTCTAGCCGGCATGGCTTCGTCTACATTAATGATGCCAGAACGGCCAAAATTGCGGACGGGGTACATGCATCACTTTCTTTCGACGATTGTTTCCGCTTAATGGAGGAAGTGCAAACCGGATCAGAGCTGTTCCACCGCACCGGTGGCGTCCATTCTGCTGCAATTTGCGATGCCGGCGGGGTGCTGCTGGCCCGCAGCGACATTGGTCGTCATAATGCACTGGACAAAATTTACGGCTACTGCCTGAAGCAAGATTTGGAACTCAATGACAAAATTATTGTTTTCAGCGGACGGATCTCTTCGGAAATCTTATTGAAAGTAGCCAAAATAGGCTGTGAAATGATTTTGTCCAAATCTGCCCCCACCGGACTAGCGCTTGAGCTGGCGGAACAGTTAGGAATCACCACCGTTGGTTTCATTCGTCAGAATTCATGTAATGTGTATACCCGTCCGGATCGAATCTCCGGCTGTCCCGCTTTCCCCCCTCCGTGA
- the hydE gene encoding [FeFe] hydrogenase H-cluster radical SAM maturase HydE: MSTEQLLDRLYEEESLEAQEIIAVLRNPDQNLKKRLHHLAHLKRMECYGDRVFLRGLIEFSNICKQNCLYCGIRSGNKTVRRYRLQPEEILECCREGYELGYRTFVLQSGEDDWYTTEKLAKLITRIKTLYPDTAVTLSIGERDDETYATLLAAGADRYLLRHETASRKLYQALHPTMTFDSRRNRLEALKSLGYQVGAGFMVGLPGQTPEDLAEDLLYLKALEPDMIGIGPFLPHHATPLKDEPAGTVINTLDMIALARLFVPKALIPATTAMGTAHPNGRELALQAGANVVMPNLSPLNVRAQYTLYNNKICLGDESAQCRFCLEQRIEAAGFHVDMGRGDSLNHLSRTSAQHVPL; the protein is encoded by the coding sequence ATGTCAACGGAACAATTGCTAGATCGATTATATGAAGAAGAATCACTGGAAGCTCAAGAGATCATTGCTGTGCTGAGGAACCCGGACCAGAATCTAAAAAAGCGGCTTCATCATCTGGCCCATCTGAAAAGAATGGAATGTTATGGCGACCGTGTATTTTTGCGTGGGCTGATCGAATTCTCCAATATTTGCAAACAGAACTGCCTGTATTGCGGCATACGCTCCGGCAATAAGACAGTCCGCCGCTATCGGCTCCAACCTGAAGAAATCTTGGAATGCTGCCGGGAAGGATATGAGCTGGGTTATCGTACCTTTGTTCTACAGAGCGGAGAAGACGACTGGTACACCACTGAGAAGCTGGCCAAGCTCATTACACGCATTAAAACACTCTATCCGGATACCGCGGTAACACTGTCGATTGGTGAACGGGATGATGAGACTTACGCTACACTGCTCGCGGCCGGAGCTGACCGTTACTTGCTGCGCCATGAGACAGCCTCCCGTAAGCTGTACCAAGCCCTGCACCCGACCATGACCTTTGACAGTCGCCGGAATCGGTTGGAGGCTCTCAAGTCCCTCGGCTATCAGGTGGGTGCAGGGTTTATGGTTGGTTTACCCGGTCAAACGCCCGAGGATTTGGCTGAAGACCTGCTATATCTTAAGGCGCTAGAACCGGATATGATCGGCATTGGCCCTTTTTTGCCGCATCACGCCACACCCTTAAAGGACGAGCCGGCCGGAACAGTAATAAATACACTGGATATGATTGCTCTTGCCCGCCTCTTCGTGCCGAAAGCCCTAATCCCTGCTACAACAGCCATGGGAACCGCTCACCCGAACGGGCGGGAGCTGGCGTTGCAAGCAGGCGCCAATGTGGTCATGCCTAATCTCTCTCCTTTGAATGTACGAGCCCAATATACGCTCTATAATAACAAAATCTGTCTGGGCGACGAATCCGCCCAATGCAGATTCTGTCTGGAACAGCGGATTGAAGCTGCCGGATTCCATGTGGATATGGGCCGGGGAGATAGTCTGAATCATCTATCCCGCACTTCTGCACAGCACGTTCCATTGTAA
- the hydG gene encoding [FeFe] hydrogenase H-cluster radical SAM maturase HydG, giving the protein MSRVNESRPADFIQDEEIKEALRFGENAGSDRAKVSAILEKARQCKGLTSQEAAVLLNVEDQETLNEIYQVSRDIKERIYGNRIVLFAPLYVSNYCVNNCVYCGYKHSNSEFTRSRLTSDEIAQEVTVLQSLGHKRLVLEAGEDPRNCSIDYILDCIKTIYDTKLDNGSIRRINVNIAATTIDDYIKLAEAGIGTYILFQETYHRPSYKQYHPQGPKSDYDWHTTAMDRAMKAGIEDVGIGVLYGLYDYKYETIAMLKHAEHLEQAYGCGPHTISVPRLREAENVNLHNYPYLVSDSDFAKIVAVLRIAVPYTGMILSTREDAEFRDQIIKLGISQISAGSATGVGAYSVNRDKDDKPQFMVGDHRSPMEIIKSLCQDGYVPSYCTACYREGRTGDRFMQLAKSGQIHNVCQPNSLMTFQEYLLDYADEEMQAIGEQTIHDNLERIPKESVKKATLKQLQRIRNGERDLRF; this is encoded by the coding sequence GTGAGCAGAGTAAATGAAAGTCGTCCGGCGGATTTCATTCAGGACGAAGAGATCAAAGAAGCGCTGCGATTTGGAGAAAATGCGGGATCGGATCGGGCCAAGGTGTCAGCAATTCTTGAGAAAGCCCGACAATGTAAAGGACTGACCTCACAAGAAGCAGCTGTTCTCTTAAATGTGGAAGATCAGGAAACACTGAATGAGATTTATCAGGTATCCAGAGATATCAAGGAACGAATCTACGGCAACCGGATTGTATTGTTCGCACCACTCTATGTCAGCAACTACTGTGTCAATAATTGCGTGTACTGCGGTTACAAACATTCCAATTCTGAATTCACACGCAGCCGCTTAACCTCAGATGAAATTGCTCAGGAAGTTACCGTTCTGCAGTCTCTGGGACACAAACGGCTTGTGCTGGAAGCAGGTGAGGATCCCCGCAATTGTTCCATCGATTATATTCTCGACTGCATAAAGACCATTTACGATACGAAGCTGGACAATGGCAGTATCCGCCGGATCAATGTCAATATCGCTGCAACAACAATCGATGACTACATCAAGCTGGCTGAGGCGGGAATTGGAACTTATATTTTATTTCAGGAGACTTATCATAGACCTAGTTACAAGCAATACCATCCTCAAGGACCCAAAAGTGATTATGATTGGCATACGACCGCCATGGACAGGGCCATGAAAGCGGGTATCGAGGATGTTGGTATCGGTGTCCTGTATGGGCTCTATGATTATAAATATGAAACGATAGCCATGTTAAAACATGCCGAGCATCTGGAACAGGCCTATGGCTGCGGACCGCATACGATTTCCGTCCCCCGCCTGCGCGAAGCGGAGAATGTGAACCTGCACAATTACCCTTACTTGGTCAGCGATTCGGATTTCGCCAAAATCGTCGCCGTTCTGCGAATAGCCGTTCCCTATACAGGAATGATACTCTCTACACGCGAAGACGCTGAATTTCGTGATCAGATAATCAAACTGGGCATTTCCCAGATCAGCGCAGGCTCCGCCACGGGTGTTGGCGCATACAGTGTGAACAGAGATAAAGATGACAAACCGCAATTCATGGTAGGCGATCACCGCTCCCCTATGGAAATCATCAAAAGTCTCTGCCAGGACGGGTATGTGCCGAGTTACTGCACCGCCTGTTACCGGGAAGGCCGCACGGGAGACCGTTTCATGCAGCTGGCAAAATCCGGTCAAATCCATAATGTCTGTCAGCCGAACTCCCTGATGACGTTTCAGGAATACCTGCTGGATTACGCCGATGAGGAGATGCAGGCCATTGGAGAGCAGACGATTCATGACAATCTGGAGCGCATCCCCAAGGAATCGGTCAAAAAAGCGACCCTAAAGCAACTTCAGCGTATCCGTAACGGCGAACGAGATCTACGGTTTTAG
- the hydF gene encoding [FeFe] hydrogenase H-cluster maturation GTPase HydF gives MSLNNTPRGERMHIAVFGRRNAGKSSVINALAGQETSIVSPVSGTTTDPVYQPMELLPVGPVVLIDTAGLDDSGSLGEQRIRKTNQVLSKTDLALLVIDAVQGVGEFEHNLLQNLSVKKISVILLLNKVDLLEEHGDGEEPTVVAAKVEEQLHLKPVLFSALRNTGIKDLKASIVRELPRDEDRFRLVGDLLNPGDLAVLVVPIDKAAPKGRLILPQQQTIRDIMECDAVAVVTKEQELGHTLKMLGRKPNVVITDSQAFLKVQADTPKDIPLTSFSILFARYKGDLPQLVRGVRAIGRLQDGDRVLIAEACTHHRQSDDIASVKIPRWLRELTGKQLQIEHAAGSDFPAGLGGYSLIIHCGACMLNRRAMLGRLEEAEHAGVPIVNYGVFIAYVQGVFPRAIEMFPSAMLAWEEGVYH, from the coding sequence ATGAGCTTAAATAATACCCCGCGTGGAGAACGAATGCACATTGCAGTCTTTGGAAGGCGTAATGCCGGCAAATCCAGTGTGATTAACGCTTTAGCCGGTCAGGAGACGTCCATTGTTTCTCCGGTAAGCGGGACAACGACAGATCCGGTTTATCAACCGATGGAACTGCTGCCGGTGGGACCGGTAGTGCTCATTGATACCGCCGGATTGGATGATAGCGGAAGTTTGGGTGAACAGCGGATTCGCAAAACAAATCAGGTTCTGAGCAAAACCGATCTGGCGCTGCTGGTGATAGACGCTGTCCAAGGAGTAGGTGAATTTGAGCACAATCTTTTACAGAACCTGTCTGTCAAGAAGATTTCGGTCATTCTACTTTTGAACAAAGTAGACTTGCTCGAAGAGCATGGTGACGGTGAGGAACCCACTGTAGTGGCGGCAAAGGTAGAAGAACAGCTTCATTTGAAGCCAGTGCTATTCAGTGCTCTCAGGAATACTGGGATCAAGGATCTAAAAGCTTCAATCGTCCGGGAGCTGCCGAGGGACGAAGACCGGTTCCGGCTAGTGGGAGACCTGCTGAATCCCGGAGACTTGGCTGTTCTGGTAGTGCCGATCGATAAGGCAGCACCTAAAGGAAGACTGATTCTGCCCCAGCAGCAGACCATTCGCGACATCATGGAATGTGATGCAGTTGCTGTTGTCACCAAGGAACAGGAGCTTGGACACACGCTCAAGATGCTGGGACGCAAGCCAAATGTGGTCATCACGGATTCACAGGCATTTCTTAAGGTTCAGGCAGATACCCCAAAGGATATCCCGCTCACGTCCTTTTCCATATTGTTTGCCAGGTATAAGGGGGATCTTCCTCAGCTTGTACGCGGGGTTCGCGCTATTGGTCGTTTGCAGGACGGAGACCGGGTACTCATTGCGGAAGCCTGCACGCATCACCGGCAATCCGATGATATTGCTTCTGTGAAGATTCCCCGCTGGCTGCGGGAACTGACAGGCAAGCAGCTTCAAATTGAACATGCCGCAGGCAGCGATTTCCCCGCAGGACTCGGGGGTTATTCACTGATCATTCACTGCGGAGCATGTATGTTGAACCGCAGGGCGATGCTGGGGAGGCTTGAAGAGGCGGAACATGCGGGTGTTCCAATTGTGAATTATGGTGTATTTATTGCCTACGTGCAGGGGGTGTTCCCAAGAGCCATCGAAATGTTTCCGTCTGCAATGCTAGCCTGGGAGGAGGGGGTATACCATTAA